One Brachybacterium aquaticum genomic region harbors:
- a CDS encoding ABC transporter permease gives MSEVPRTRAAQLPTRAEQAEGWRAPGQDAGWLNPITERFLLRLLVRKELRVRYRGSALGMVWSYVKPAVQFIVFYIALGIFLQLSRDTPAYAVYLFSGIVVINLFGEVFGNATRSITGNSALVSKIYLPSQLFPWSSMIVALVHFLPQLLVLIVGALLFGWLPSWTSALAFVLGMAILLIFTMGLGMLTAALNAAFRDVENFVDLIVMVATWLSPVLYRISMVEEAIGGTLWWWLYQLNPLTIVVELFHVAFWRYGPAVVDRVATDSSLTQPGEPFGLWWAGLVIAVATFVIGTVVFERAKRRFAQEL, from the coding sequence GTGAGCGAGGTCCCCCGCACGCGGGCGGCCCAGCTCCCCACCAGGGCCGAGCAGGCCGAGGGCTGGCGCGCTCCCGGCCAGGACGCCGGCTGGCTGAACCCGATCACGGAGCGCTTCCTGCTGCGCTTGCTGGTGCGCAAGGAGCTGCGGGTCCGCTACCGCGGCAGCGCGCTCGGCATGGTGTGGAGCTACGTCAAGCCTGCGGTGCAGTTCATCGTCTTCTACATCGCGCTGGGCATCTTCCTGCAGCTCTCGCGCGACACCCCCGCCTACGCCGTGTACCTGTTCAGCGGCATCGTGGTGATCAACCTGTTCGGCGAGGTGTTCGGCAACGCCACCCGCTCGATCACCGGGAACTCGGCGCTTGTCTCCAAGATCTACCTGCCCAGCCAGCTGTTCCCCTGGTCGAGCATGATCGTGGCGCTGGTGCACTTCCTGCCCCAGCTGCTCGTGCTGATCGTCGGCGCGCTGCTGTTCGGCTGGCTGCCCTCGTGGACCTCGGCCCTCGCCTTCGTGCTCGGCATGGCGATCCTGCTGATCTTCACGATGGGGCTCGGGATGCTGACCGCAGCGCTCAATGCCGCCTTCCGTGACGTCGAGAACTTCGTGGACCTCATCGTCATGGTCGCCACCTGGCTCTCCCCGGTGCTGTACCGCATCTCGATGGTCGAGGAGGCGATCGGCGGCACGCTCTGGTGGTGGCTCTACCAGCTGAACCCGTTGACGATCGTGGTGGAGCTGTTCCACGTCGCGTTCTGGCGCTACGGCCCCGCCGTCGTCGACCGCGTCGCGACCGACTCCTCGCTCACCCAGCCCGGCGAGCCCTTCGGCCTGTGGTGGGCGGGGCTGGTGATCGCGGTGGCGACCTTCGTGATCGGCACCGTCGTGTTCGAGAGGGCGAAGCGCCGCTTCGCCCAGGAGCTGTGA